From the genome of Methanobrevibacter wolinii SH:
AGCTACTCATTAAACATATTTAAAAATAAAAATCAATTAAATAAAAATAAAAGATTATTTAAACGATTAAAAAAAGAATTAATCAGTAAACTCATGAATTGGAAACATTACAAACCAATAAGAGGTAAAATCGAAGATTATTTCAAAGTACTTAAAAATTCATTAGAAATGAGAAAAATACACAAATTTACACCAAAATCAGTAGAAAAAACCCTATATTTATATGTATTATTAGGAACAATACTCATACAGAACTCCGATACATCAAAAACAGGCCTACAAAAGCTATCACAAATGTGAAAAATTCAGGCCCCTAAATCTTTTACTATATAAAATATTTGCATCAAAACCTGGGGATTGGAAATATTTTTGGTTTGTACCTATGATTTTGACTGTATATCTCATAATTTTTATTTTAAATAAATTAAATTCATATAATAAAAATACTTTTAAAGGTTTTTTAATTTTAAGTATACTAATAATATTATTAAAAGAAGTTAATTTATTTAATTTTAATAATCAAATAAATCTGGTAAGATATTTGTTCTTTTCAATATTTGCTATATTTGGTTACTATTTAGTAAATACGGATTTTTTGAATTTTAAACTCTTTAAAAAGTTTAAAATTAATTCTAGGGTAATGGTTTTCATAACTGGAATTTTAATTATTTCATTATATGCTTGTGTGTTATTAACAAATGTAAGATTAACTAACCAATTTAATAAGTTTAATGCAATAAGTCAATTTAGTATTTTAAATATACTATTAGTATCTAGTGTCATGTTATTCTTTAGATATATAGATGAAAGTAATATTCTATCAAATAATTATTTAATTAAAGGTTTTAAATTAAAAGAACTGATTTTATCTATTAGTTCTTGTAGTTATGGAATTTATTTATCTCATATGATAATACTTCTTTCATTAGGATATTTCTTAGATCCACTTTTAGCTATTAAACCTTCTGTAGTTTTAACATTAAAATTAATATTGACTTGTATTATATCTTGGTTATTAATATTGATTTTGGGTAAAATTCATTATTTAAATAAATTAATAGGGAAATCTTAAAAATTTAGATAGTTTTTTACTATTTAAATTTTAATATTAATTATTTTTAATCATTTTTGTCATTGAAAAGTTATCTAAAATTTTAACATTTGTTTTTAGATTTGAAGTAGATTTATATTAAAATTAAATGATTTTAACAAGTTTATCTCTTTATTTCTTCATTGTATTTTCTAGAGCAATATTCTATTTCTTTTAATTTTTCTCTGAAATCTTCTTTTTCATCTTCATTTAAGAATTTTAATATTTCTTCTTCCCATTTATAATCAATATCTCTAAATTTTTTAGCTATTTTTCTTCCTTTTTTAGTTAATTTAATTATTTTTTCCCTTCTATTTTCTTTGTTTTCTTCTCTTTCAATAATTTCATTTTCTTCCATTTTTAATAATGCTCTTGCAACAGTTCCTTCTGTAACTCCATGTACTTTCGCTATTTTTATTTGTGTATTATCTTTGTTTTCTTCATGGTAAAGGTACATTAAATATGGAAATTGTCCAAAATTAATATCTTCATCTTTTAAAGCATGTTTTAAATATATGGAATGGTTTCTATGTATAGCATCAAAAATACCTGGTACTCCAATTTCTAGTTTTTTATCTATATTTACCATTTTTTCCCTCTTAATTTTATTATAACTTATAACATATAACTTATTACTTATAATTGATTTTCTTATAAGTTATAAGTTATTTTTTATTTTTTTATTGAAGATGGTTTATTATTAGTATTGTTTAATTAAAAATCCAAATGAGATTATGTTTGGAATATTAATATTTAATTTAAAATTAAAAATTTTAATAAATATTGGATTTTAAGGTTTTAATATATTATTTTAATTCGCTTTTTCTGGTGTTTGTTTGAATTTTCCAAGTTTATATAATCTTTTAACATATAATTTTATTGCAATAAATGCAATAATAGATCCTACAATATCTCCTATTACAATACCCCAGTAAACTCCTATTGCTCCAGCACTAAGTACAAATGCTGCAATTGCACAGAAAATAACATCAAGTATTAAACTTCTATTAGTTGTTAATATTAAGGAATGAGTTCCTTTACCTAATGCTTGGAATACATTTGATGCAACTACTCCTAATGGTACTGGTAAGATGTATAATACCATAATCTGTAAGAATTGTGAAATTAATGGTGCTAAATTTGCACTTGATGATGAGTATGAGAAGAGATATGCTAATTGGTATGAAAATATATAGAATATTGCTGCTATTATTATACTTGCTATAAATCCAATTTTTGCACTGTAATTTATTGTTGTATTTAGTTTTTCATAGTCTCTTTCACCATATGCAACACCTGCTACAGTAATAGCTGCTGTTCCAATACCAATTGCAGGCATTATTCCTATTTGCACTAATCTCCAACCTGCTGTATATACTGCTACTGCAGTTGTTCCTGCAGCTATTGCAAGTATTGCATTAATAAGTATTGCAGTAATAGACATTACTAATTGTTCTATACTTGCTGGTATTCCAACAAGAAGAATCTCTTTATACATATTTTTACTTCTTTTATAATATTTCATTTCCATTGAACAGTAAGTATCTTTCTTAATTTTAACCCAATATAAAAATTGTATAAGTCCTACTGTACCAGATAATACTGTTGCTATAGCTGCTCCTGCAACACCTAAATTTAATATGTAAATAAATATTGGATCTAAAATTATATTTAATACTGCAGTTACTATAAGTGGTATTGTTGATCTTTTAACATCACCTTCTCCTCTAAATATACCACCAAATAATGCAGGAAGTGTAAATGAGTAAGTACCAATTACAATTATTATACCATATTCCATTGCAAAATTAATAACTTCTTTTGCACCCATTGCAATAAGTATAGGTTTTAAAAATATTATTAATGCTACTGTTAAAAGTATTGTAATGATTATACCAATAATTATTGAGTGAATACTTGCATTACTTGCTTTTTCGTGTTTTTTAGCTCCAATGAATCTTGAAATAAGTGAATTTGCACCTGCACCAATACCTACTCCAAGACCTACTACTATTAAAAATAATGGTGTTACAAAACCTAATGCTGCAAGAGGGTTTGAACCTAAACCTGCTACCCATATACTATCAATAACATTGTTTGAACTCATAAGTAACATACTTAAAATCATTGGTAATGCTAACTTTCTTATTGCTCGTTTAGGATCTCCTCTAATTAATTTAATTCTTTCATTGTCTGTTTCATTTACCATTTTACGCCTCCTTTTATAAGTTATTTTAAATATTATATTATTCTATTAATATCAATTATTGCATATGCAATACTTGTATATGCAAGTATTTTAATATAATAATTTGATAGTATATAAATATTTTGTAAATTTTGGCTCTGTTGAAAACCTATTTTATTTAAATATTTAACTCTTTAAAAATCATTTATAGTTAAAATAAATTTAAATTTTATATGAAAATTAGAAGATTTCAACATGACCTAAATTTTATAATAAATTTAAAATTAGTTAAATATGTTAAATAAATATTTATTGACTTTAATTTTAAGTAGTGTTTAGAAAAAAGAGTAAAAGAGTAATGAATGATGATTTTAATTTATTTTTTAAGATAATAATATAATATAGCTTTTTGTGCATGTAATCTGTTTTCAGCTTCATCATATATTACAGACTGTTCACCATCAATTACATCACTAGTAACTTCTTTACCTCTTATTGCAGGTAAACAATGCATAAATATTGCATCATCTTTTGCTAATTTCATAAGATTACTATTAACTTGATATTTTATAAAATCATTATTTCTTTTTTCAGCTTCTTTTTCATCACCCATACTAACCCATACATCAGTATATACTGCATCTGCATCTTTCAATGCAATTTTAAGGTCAGAAGTTATAATGATTTCACTTCCTGTTTTTTTAGCTATTTCTTTTCCTTTTCTTACAATATCTTCTTTAGGTTCATAACCTTTAGGACAAGCTATTGCAAAGTCCATACCTAAACATGCACATATAAGTAAAAGGGAATTAGAAACATTATTTCCATCACCAATAAAGGTTAATTTTCTATTAAAATCACCTTTATGCTCATATATTGTTAACATATCAGCAAATGCTTGGCAAGGATGTTCGATATCAGTTAAACCATTTATTACAGGAATATCTGCTTCTTTAGCAAATTCAACTACATCTTCATGTTTATTAGCTCTTATCATTATTGCATCAACAAATCTACTTAATACTTTTGCTGTATCTTTTATAGGTTCTCCTCTTCCAAGTTGTATATCATTTGTTGATAAAAAGAGTGCTGTTCCACCTAATTCATACATTCCTACTTCAAAGGAAACTCTTGTTCTTGTTGATGATTTTTGAAAAATCATTGCTAATTTTTGGTCTTTTAATGGTTCTTTTTCTATTTTACCATTTTTAAAATCATTAGCTAATTTGATAATATCTAATACATCATCTTTAACATCACATACTGATAAAAGACTATTCATGTCATTACTCCAATAAATTAATAATTATAATAAAGAATAATATATGTTTTTTATAGTTATAAAAGCTTTTCTAATAAACTTAGTTTTATTTTTAAAAAAAATTTATTTTAAAATACTTTATTTATTCTTAATTAGTTAATTAATTATTTTTAATTTAAATAAATAATTTTTAACATTTAAAATTAAATTTTATCATAGAAAAATATATAGATTTTAATAAAATCTAATTATTTCTAATTTCATTCATGTGGTTAACACGTTTTTCTACAAGTGCATCTGTACCTACATCTCTTCTATGATAAACATTACCTTTAACATATTTACATGCTTCTTCAGCTATTTTTTCTGCTTCAGATATGTTTTCTCCTTGAGCAACAATTCCTAAAGCTCTAGAACCACTAAGTTTAATTTCTCCATTTTCTTCTGATACTGAAGCATAAAATACTTTAGCTCCTAATTCGTTTATTTTATCTTCATCAACTTCAATGCTTTCTCCAGCATATTTAGTATTTGGATATCCATCAGGTACTATATATTTACATACACTAGCAAGGTCTTTAAATTCAACTTTATCTAAAGTTCCATCAACAATAGCTTTACATACATCAATCATTTTAGTATCCATTAAAGGAAGAACATTCATTGCTTCAGGATCTCCAAACCTTGCATTAAATTCAATTAAACGTGGTCCTTCATTTGATAACATGAATTGACCATATAATATTCCTTTATAAGGTTTAGCTTCTTTTGCAATTGCTTTTATAACTTTTTTCATTATTTCTACTGATTCATCATAATCTGATTGACTTAAAAATGGTAGGAGTCCACCTTTATCAGAATATGAACCCATACCTCCAGTAATTGCACCTTGATCTCCTTCAAATGCATGTGGGTGATCTTGAGCAGCAGGCATAGGTGCTAAATGTTCACCATCACAGAAAGCTTGAATGGTGTATTCTTCTCCAATTACACGTTCTTCAATAATTACTTGTGCAAATCCACCCATTACATTATCAATTACTTCTGAAGCATATTCTTTTGCTTCTTCATTATTTTTTAAGTGGTCACCTACAATTTTTACTCCTTTTCCTCCAGTTAAACCTACTGGTTTTACTACGACTTGTTTATCATAAGAATCAAGGAATTCATTAAGGTCTTTAGTATTATCAAATACTTTATAAGTTAAAGATCCTGGAATATTATATTTTTCAAATAAATTTCTCATAAATGATTTATCAGTTTCAATTCTTGCAGCACTTTGACATGGACCTACACATTTTACTCCAACTTCCTCAAGTTTATCTACAATACCTTTTCCAAGTGGAGATTCTGGACCAATAACTGCAATTTCAATATTATTTTCTTTTGCAAAGTCTGCAACTTTATCTAAATCTCCTTCATCTCCTATAGTGTATTTAGAAATTTTACTTATTCCTGGATTTTTTTTACTAATATAAGTATATAAATCTACATCATCTTTTAATGAATCACAAATTGCATTTTCTCTAGCACCTGCACCAACTACTAAAACTTTCATAATTTCACCTTTTATAAAAATATGATTTAAATAAATTATAATTATTAAAGTTTATATAAATCTTTAAATATAATATTATTGTATTTTAGTAAATGAATAAATGAAATTGTAAATTAGTATTACTAATTCTTTTTAAAAATTTAGATAAAAATTTTAGGAATTATTTAATATTTATTTTAAATAAGCCTATATTTAAAATTAAATAAGTTTTATACTTTATTTTTCTTTATATAAATTTATAAAGATTATTATCATGAATTATATATTATAAATAAGAATTAGTAATTATTTAAAAAAGGTGATTGAATGAAGGGCGGAGAAGCTATTATAAAAGCTCTAAAAGAACAAGGTGTAGATACTATATTTGGTTATCCTGGTGGAACTGTTATACCATTTTATGATTCATTGTATGATGATGATTTAAACCATATATTAGTACGTCATGAACAATGTGCTGCACATGCTGCAGAAGGATATGCTAGGGCTTCTGGTAAAGTGGGTGTCTGTATAGCTACTTCAGGTCCTGGTGCAACTAACCTTATTACAGGTATTGCTAATGCTTATATGGATTCTTCTCCAATTATAGCTTTAACTGGTCAAGTATCCTCTAATTTAATTGGAAATGATGCATTTCAAGAAGCAGATATTATGGGAATCTCAATGCCTATTACAAAACATAATTATCAAATTAAAGACATTGATAGTATTCCATCAATTATTAAATCAAGTTTTAATATAGCTAAAACTGGTCGTCCAGGTCCAGTTCTTATTGATATTCCAAAAGAAATGCAAGAAAATGAATTAAATAAATATAGTACTTCATTAATTAAAACACCAGGTTATAATCCTACAATTAAAGGAAATATTAAACAAGTTAAAACTGCTTGTAAATTAATTTCTAAAGCTAAAAATCCTATAATATTAGCTGGTGGAGGAGTAATTATATCTGGTGCTGGTGGTGAATTACAAAAATTTGCAAAAACTATTAAAGCACCTGTTGTAACTACTTTAATGGGTAAAGGTGCTGTTCCTGAAGATGAAGATTATTCTCTTGGAATGTTAGGAATGCATGGAAGATTAGTTGCTAATAAAAATATTAATAAAGCAGATGTTTTAATTGCAATTGGTACTAGATTCTCAGACAGGACTACTGGTAGATTAGATCAATTCTTACCTAATGGTACTAAAGTTATACATATTGATATTGATCCTGCAGAAATTGGTAAAAATGTTGATGTAGATATTCCTATTGTTGGAGATGCTAAAAACATATTAAAAATGTTCAATAATGAATTAAAATCATATAAACCTAATGCTAATGCTATAAATTGGTTTAAAGATTTAGAACTTAAAAAACAAGAATTAATACCTAGAACTAACTATGATGATGTTCCATTAATGCCACAAAGAGTTATTAGAGAAATATCTGAAGCATTAACTGATGATTCTGTTGTTACCACTGATGTTGGTCTTCATCAAATGTTTGCTGCACATTATTTCAATGTTAATAAACCACGTAAATTCATATCTTCTGGTGGTCTTGGTACTATGGGATTTGGTTTCCCAGCAGCTATTGGTGCAAAAGTTGCATGTGAAGATGACCCAGTTCTTGCTATTGTTGGTGATGGTGGATTTTTAATGGTTTGTCAAGAACTTGCAACAGTTCGTGAATATGATTTACCAGTTATTGTTACTATTTTAAACAATCGTAAATTAGGTATGGTATATCAATGGCAAAGTTTATTATATAATGAACGTTTATCAGAAACTGATCTTGGAAATGTTCCAGACTTTGTTAAATTAGCAGAAAGTTTCAATATTAATGCTGAAAGAATTACTCAACCAGGTGAAACTAAAAAAGCTGTACAAAAAGCTATTAAAGATAATGAGGCTCTTGTATTAGATATTGAAATTAAGAAAAATGAATTCTTACCTATGGTTCCTGCAGGTGCAGGTGTTGAAGAAATTCTTGGTGAATATGAACTTGCTAAAGACTATGAAAATTAGAGGGATTAAAATGCTTGAAAATCATACAATATCTACTTTGGTTGAAGATAAACCAGGTGTTTTACAAAAAGTTACAAGTCTTTTTACAAGAAGAGGATTTAACATTAGTAGTATTACAGTAGGTGAATCTGAAGTTGAATCTTTAGCTAGAATGGTAATCGTTGTAAAAGCTGATGAAAAAGGTTTAGAACAAGTTAAAAAACAATTAAATAAATTAATTGATGTTATTAAAGTTAAAGAATTAAAACCTGGAGTATCTGTTAAAAGAGAACTTTGTTTAATTAAAGTTAAAACTAAAAATGAGAAAGCTAGATCTGAAATCATGCAATATGTCAATATTTTCAGAGGTAAAATTATTGATGTTTGTGATAATAATGTAACAATTGAGATTACTGGTGCTCCAAGTAAAATTGATGCATTAATTAGATTACTTAAAGGATATGGAATTAAAAAGATTGCTCGTACAGGACCAACTGCTGTATCTAGAGGAATTCAACAAAATTAATTCTTATCTTTTATTTTTTTATTTTTTAGTATTTTTTACTATTTTTTGTGGTTGTTTTTACTATTTTTTAGTATAATTTTTTTTATTGTTTTTGTGGTTTATTTAGTATTTTTTTAAATATTTTTTCTACAAAATTATTGGAAATATTTACAATAATATTTTAATTTTTTTTACTTATTCTTTTTAAATAAAATTATTATTCATTCAAAAATTAACATTTATTAATATTATGTTTTTATACTTATGTTTTTTAAACCTTTTATTAACATATCTTTACAAGTGATTAATTTTTTAAATTTTATTATTGGTATGTTCAATTTATTTATATGGATTAAGTTTATAAGTAATGAAAATAATACTATAAAATAATATTACTGTAACAAAATGTTAGTTTAATGGGTTTTATTACAATAATATTTATTTAGATAAAAATTATTTTTTCTAATAATCTTTTTTAAAAATCATTAAAGGAGTTTATTAACATGCAAATGTATTATGATAAAGACGTTGATACAGACGTTATTGCAGATAAAACTATCGCTGTTATTGGATACGGAAGTCAAGGTCATGCTCAATCTAGAAACATGGCTGACAGTGGTTTAAATGTAATTGTAGGACTTAGAAAAGGTGGAAAATCTTGGCAAAAAGCTAAAGATGATGGTATGAATGTAATGACTATTGAAGATGCTGCTAAAGAAGCAGATATTATCCACATCTTAATCCCTGATGAAATCCAAGAAAAAGTTTACAATGAACAAATTAAACCATACGTAGAAAGTGGAAACACTTTATCATTCTCTCACGGTTATAATATTCACTTTGGATTAATTGAACCAGATGATGATGTAAATGTTGTTATGTTTGCACCTAAAGGACCTGGTTCTATGGTAAGAAAAACTTACCTTGATGGTTTTGGAATCCCTGGTCTTGTTGCAGTAGAACAAGATGCTACTGGTGACGCTTTACAATTAGCTTTAGGTATGGCAAAAGCTGCTGGATTTACTAAAGCTGGTGTTATTGAAACTACTTTCAAAGAAGAAACTGAAACTGATTTATTTGGTGAACAAGCAGTTTTATGTGGTGGATTAACTGAACTTATTAACGCTGGTTTCCAAACTTTAGTTGAAGCTGGATACCAACCTGAAATTGCATACTTTGAAACTTGTCACGAAGTTAAACTTATTGTAGATATCATTTATCAAAAAGGTTTCGAAGGTATGTGGAAAGATGTAAGTAACACTGCAGAATACGGTGGATTAACTAGAAGAAACACTGTTATCGGTGAAGAAGCTAAAAAAGGTATGAAAGAAGTATTAAAACAAATCCAAGATGGTACCTTTAAAGATGAATTCGCTGATGAATATAAAACTGGTTTCGCAAACTTAAAAGAAATGAGATCTGCTGAAAACAACGAACAAATTGAAAAAGTTGGAACCAGACTCAGAAAAGCTTGTGGATTACAAAAAGATGATGAATAGATTTATTCATCTTTCTTTTTTTAACTTTTAGTTTTTATTCTGTTTTTTGTATTGTTTTTTAGTTTTTATTCTGTTTTTAATGTTTTATTTGGATTTTTTACTGTTTTTTGTTGTTTTTGTTTTTTGTATTGTTTTTTAGTTTTTATTCTGTTTTTAAAAAGAGAAATTTTAATTATATAAATATAATTAAATAAATTATTTTATTTTAAGTTTTAAAAAATTTAAAAAATTTTAAAAGATTATTATCTTCCATCTACTAAAACTTTTAATTTTCCATTTTCAATATTAATTATTAAACCATGAATTGGTATTTCATTACTAATAAGAGGATGATTTTTAATTGTTTCAACAGTTTTTACTACATTTGATTCTTCATCATCTATTGCACCAATCCATTCTTTTAAATTAACTTTATTTATTTCTTCTTCTG
Proteins encoded in this window:
- a CDS encoding acyltransferase family protein encodes the protein MFASKPGDWKYFWFVPMILTVYLIIFILNKLNSYNKNTFKGFLILSILIILLKEVNLFNFNNQINLVRYLFFSIFAIFGYYLVNTDFLNFKLFKKFKINSRVMVFITGILIISLYACVLLTNVRLTNQFNKFNAISQFSILNILLVSSVMLFFRYIDESNILSNNYLIKGFKLKELILSISSCSYGIYLSHMIILLSLGYFLDPLLAIKPSVVLTLKLILTCIISWLLILILGKIHYLNKLIGKS
- a CDS encoding MarR family winged helix-turn-helix transcriptional regulator, translating into MVNIDKKLEIGVPGIFDAIHRNHSIYLKHALKDEDINFGQFPYLMYLYHEENKDNTQIKIAKVHGVTEGTVARALLKMEENEIIEREENKENRREKIIKLTKKGRKIAKKFRDIDYKWEEEILKFLNEDEKEDFREKLKEIEYCSRKYNEEIKR
- a CDS encoding MATE family efflux transporter — encoded protein: MVNETDNERIKLIRGDPKRAIRKLALPMILSMLLMSSNNVIDSIWVAGLGSNPLAALGFVTPLFLIVVGLGVGIGAGANSLISRFIGAKKHEKASNASIHSIIIGIIITILLTVALIIFLKPILIAMGAKEVINFAMEYGIIIVIGTYSFTLPALFGGIFRGEGDVKRSTIPLIVTAVLNIILDPIFIYILNLGVAGAAIATVLSGTVGLIQFLYWVKIKKDTYCSMEMKYYKRSKNMYKEILLVGIPASIEQLVMSITAILINAILAIAAGTTAVAVYTAGWRLVQIGIMPAIGIGTAAITVAGVAYGERDYEKLNTTINYSAKIGFIASIIIAAIFYIFSYQLAYLFSYSSSSANLAPLISQFLQIMVLYILPVPLGVVASNVFQALGKGTHSLILTTNRSLILDVIFCAIAAFVLSAGAIGVYWGIVIGDIVGSIIAFIAIKLYVKRLYKLGKFKQTPEKAN
- the argF gene encoding ornithine carbamoyltransferase; amino-acid sequence: MNSLLSVCDVKDDVLDIIKLANDFKNGKIEKEPLKDQKLAMIFQKSSTRTRVSFEVGMYELGGTALFLSTNDIQLGRGEPIKDTAKVLSRFVDAIMIRANKHEDVVEFAKEADIPVINGLTDIEHPCQAFADMLTIYEHKGDFNRKLTFIGDGNNVSNSLLLICACLGMDFAIACPKGYEPKEDIVRKGKEIAKKTGSEIIITSDLKIALKDADAVYTDVWVSMGDEKEAEKRNNDFIKYQVNSNLMKLAKDDAIFMHCLPAIRGKEVTSDVIDGEQSVIYDEAENRLHAQKAILYYYLKK
- the purD gene encoding phosphoribosylamine--glycine ligase is translated as MKVLVVGAGARENAICDSLKDDVDLYTYISKKNPGISKISKYTIGDEGDLDKVADFAKENNIEIAVIGPESPLGKGIVDKLEEVGVKCVGPCQSAARIETDKSFMRNLFEKYNIPGSLTYKVFDNTKDLNEFLDSYDKQVVVKPVGLTGGKGVKIVGDHLKNNEEAKEYASEVIDNVMGGFAQVIIEERVIGEEYTIQAFCDGEHLAPMPAAQDHPHAFEGDQGAITGGMGSYSDKGGLLPFLSQSDYDESVEIMKKVIKAIAKEAKPYKGILYGQFMLSNEGPRLIEFNARFGDPEAMNVLPLMDTKMIDVCKAIVDGTLDKVEFKDLASVCKYIVPDGYPNTKYAGESIEVDEDKINELGAKVFYASVSEENGEIKLSGSRALGIVAQGENISEAEKIAEEACKYVKGNVYHRRDVGTDALVEKRVNHMNEIRNN
- a CDS encoding acetolactate synthase large subunit produces the protein MKGGEAIIKALKEQGVDTIFGYPGGTVIPFYDSLYDDDLNHILVRHEQCAAHAAEGYARASGKVGVCIATSGPGATNLITGIANAYMDSSPIIALTGQVSSNLIGNDAFQEADIMGISMPITKHNYQIKDIDSIPSIIKSSFNIAKTGRPGPVLIDIPKEMQENELNKYSTSLIKTPGYNPTIKGNIKQVKTACKLISKAKNPIILAGGGVIISGAGGELQKFAKTIKAPVVTTLMGKGAVPEDEDYSLGMLGMHGRLVANKNINKADVLIAIGTRFSDRTTGRLDQFLPNGTKVIHIDIDPAEIGKNVDVDIPIVGDAKNILKMFNNELKSYKPNANAINWFKDLELKKQELIPRTNYDDVPLMPQRVIREISEALTDDSVVTTDVGLHQMFAAHYFNVNKPRKFISSGGLGTMGFGFPAAIGAKVACEDDPVLAIVGDGGFLMVCQELATVREYDLPVIVTILNNRKLGMVYQWQSLLYNERLSETDLGNVPDFVKLAESFNINAERITQPGETKKAVQKAIKDNEALVLDIEIKKNEFLPMVPAGAGVEEILGEYELAKDYEN
- the ilvN gene encoding acetolactate synthase small subunit; amino-acid sequence: MLENHTISTLVEDKPGVLQKVTSLFTRRGFNISSITVGESEVESLARMVIVVKADEKGLEQVKKQLNKLIDVIKVKELKPGVSVKRELCLIKVKTKNEKARSEIMQYVNIFRGKIIDVCDNNVTIEITGAPSKIDALIRLLKGYGIKKIARTGPTAVSRGIQQN
- the ilvC gene encoding ketol-acid reductoisomerase, with the translated sequence MQMYYDKDVDTDVIADKTIAVIGYGSQGHAQSRNMADSGLNVIVGLRKGGKSWQKAKDDGMNVMTIEDAAKEADIIHILIPDEIQEKVYNEQIKPYVESGNTLSFSHGYNIHFGLIEPDDDVNVVMFAPKGPGSMVRKTYLDGFGIPGLVAVEQDATGDALQLALGMAKAAGFTKAGVIETTFKEETETDLFGEQAVLCGGLTELINAGFQTLVEAGYQPEIAYFETCHEVKLIVDIIYQKGFEGMWKDVSNTAEYGGLTRRNTVIGEEAKKGMKEVLKQIQDGTFKDEFADEYKTGFANLKEMRSAENNEQIEKVGTRLRKACGLQKDDE